GAGGTAGCGATAGGCGAGTTCGACGGTGAAGTTCGGCGTCACCTTGTAGCCGACGCCGGCATGCAGCGCCCAGGCGAGATTCCATTTCGACACGTTGTCGCCATGGGCGAGGCTCCCCAATGTGGGGCCTACGCCCTGGAGGGCGATACCCTGGTCGGTGAAGTTGTTGATCGAAACTCGCGCACCGCCGACGCCGGCGCCGATGAACGGCGTGATGCACCACCAGGTGCCGAGATCGACATAGGCGTTGGCGAGAACCACCCATTCGTTCTTGGTGGCGTGATAGGTGTCGGTGCCGACACCGCCGGCATAGGTGATGCGGTCGGTTCCGAAGAACTGCGAATTGCCGCGATACTCACCGGTGACGTCGGCGCGGAACCAGTTGTTGACCTTGTAACCGACGCCGAGGCCGAAGATACCGGCGGTGTTGAAGCTGAGATGCTGGTTCGACGAAGTGAGGGTGGAGTCGAGCGCGTTGTTCAGGCGATCGACTCGCTGATTGCTGAAACCGATGTCGCCACGCAGATACCAGCCGCCGAAGTCCTCGACCACCGGAGGCGGTGCGTATGCCGGCGGCGGCATGATGGCCATGTCGGCGGCAGAAGCCATCGATGACAACATTGATGCCGCTCCGGCGGCAACGAGAAACTTAACGCTACGCATTGGCTTCGTCCTTTTGTCCGGTGAGGCAGACAACGGAGGCCTCACATCAAAAACTCACGGTCGGACGATGCCATCAAATGTTTAAGCGGCACTTAACCCTAATTATTAAGGTTGATAATCTGTTGCGCACGCCCCTCGGACGCGTGCGCTCCGGCAACGAGATCGTGCGGAATTTCAATATTTTGGCGCGCAACCGCCGGCGAAAAACGCGGGCTGCGTTTCTTTCCGATCGCGCCATGGGAAATTCCTGCAGCGGTGAAATCGGCAGCACGAAAATGCCGGGAACCGCCACAATCGC
The genomic region above belongs to Bradyrhizobium sediminis and contains:
- a CDS encoding outer membrane protein — encoded protein: MRSVKFLVAAGAASMLSSMASAADMAIMPPPAYAPPPVVEDFGGWYLRGDIGFSNQRVDRLNNALDSTLTSSNQHLSFNTAGIFGLGVGYKVNNWFRADVTGEYRGNSQFFGTDRITYAGGVGTDTYHATKNEWVVLANAYVDLGTWWCITPFIGAGVGGARVSINNFTDQGIALQGVGPTLGSLAHGDNVSKWNLAWALHAGVGYKVTPNFTVELAYRYLDMGDGLTGDLRAFDGTNGINNPMTFKNITSHDLKLGVRWDLSSPPVYAPPLMRKG